Proteins found in one Corynebacterium sanguinis genomic segment:
- a CDS encoding DUF3817 domain-containing protein translates to MTHTPDATPKVHPERQRRVKTALQLFSATAWITGVLLLLLVVRMVMQYLLNLDVSALDWVARVHGLAFIAFLMASLNLGTKARWSAAEWLTTALSGVVPLMSFFVEAKRRREVQRTFQLTG, encoded by the coding sequence ATGACGCACACCCCCGATGCCACTCCCAAGGTTCACCCCGAGCGCCAGCGCCGCGTGAAAACCGCGCTGCAGCTGTTCTCCGCCACCGCGTGGATTACCGGTGTGCTCCTGCTCCTGCTGGTGGTGCGCATGGTGATGCAGTACCTGCTCAACTTAGACGTCAGCGCGCTGGACTGGGTCGCGCGCGTGCACGGGCTGGCCTTCATCGCGTTCCTCATGGCCTCGCTCAACCTAGGCACAAAAGCGCGGTGGTCCGCCGCTGAATGGCTGACCACCGCGTTGTCTGGCGTTGTGCCGTTGATGTCGTTCTTCGTGGAGGCGAAGCGCCGCCGTGAGGTGCAGCGCACCTTCCAGCTCACGGGCTAG
- a CDS encoding carboxylate--amine ligase/circularly permuted type 2 ATP-grasp protein — translation METRKMRVLEELQLVDKETRRLAPKADVLLSQLEGEAFTPSLQNSMIQVASGSHGDVTSLRDELLQGRAKVSSVAEPLGLGIAAAGTMPLAHRASLAITPRSRYMEMSADYALLAHEQLICSAQIHVEVRDRDQAVAVSPGVSRHLPLLLALSASSPFSVEGSDTGYASSRDLTGQRWPTSGPFAPVSNAKEYDELVDTLIKAGVIADEAMMYYSLAPSISKPLLELRVCDSCPSVDAISTIAALFRAMVVREAALVDASTPTPPLNPTLHRSMMWRASRSGLEGSLICPETYTPRPAAEVLRSTVELLTDELRASGDLEMVTRFVEGIIRTGTSAYRQRRAYRSRGRLDDVVDQLMSETVGWLTEYKGTEGSLFGAYRPTTWVQSGYIDEAVEPSGADRDVYAGVLTTARELGAVELRKQQTMADRDLSAAGVTFRATGMDTQQAFPMDMVPRIITAREWDHLTAGVEQRAKALNLFLNDIYCDQDIVRDGIVGLDILEKSPGYRSTGRAAWRDTVRNHVSGSDLIFSEAGWQILEDNVRQPSGIAFGVEARKMMERNYPELFATAPQPLNDPTEGYAMMGETLAAALPPHPQDDPRIVVVTRGKDDPSYFEQVKIAEVSGIDLVLPQNLLIEDNVAWEVGPRGRRRIDVMYLRMDEDMFLSSRGADGAELRYKILRAITAGNVTVANALGNGVGDDKAVYAYVPQMIEYYLGEKPILASVPTYLCAIREHRDRVLERLDQLVVKPIDGYGGAGITIGPEAGDEELQERRQELLVKPEQFVAQEVVGLSTLPTFDGAAMQPRHVDLRVFTHLRASGSGVTVHTAPAGLTRVAPAGSLVVNSSRGGGGKDTWIVTEGQT, via the coding sequence ATGGAAACGCGAAAAATGAGGGTTCTCGAGGAACTCCAGCTCGTAGACAAGGAAACGCGACGGCTCGCGCCGAAAGCGGACGTCCTGTTAAGTCAGCTGGAGGGGGAGGCCTTCACACCGTCGCTTCAAAATTCGATGATCCAGGTCGCGAGTGGGTCGCACGGCGACGTGACGTCGTTACGCGATGAACTCCTCCAAGGGCGCGCGAAGGTGAGCTCGGTCGCGGAGCCGCTGGGGCTGGGGATCGCCGCGGCCGGCACGATGCCCCTGGCGCACCGCGCGAGCCTGGCGATTACCCCGCGCAGCCGCTACATGGAGATGAGCGCCGACTACGCGCTCTTGGCCCACGAGCAGCTTATTTGTAGCGCGCAGATCCACGTCGAGGTGCGTGACCGCGACCAGGCTGTGGCGGTGTCGCCGGGCGTGAGCCGGCACCTTCCTTTGCTGCTGGCGCTGTCGGCGTCGTCGCCGTTTAGCGTCGAGGGCAGCGACACCGGCTACGCCAGCTCGCGCGATCTCACCGGGCAGCGCTGGCCGACGAGCGGGCCGTTTGCCCCGGTGAGCAACGCGAAAGAGTACGACGAGCTGGTGGACACCCTCATCAAGGCGGGCGTGATCGCGGATGAGGCGATGATGTACTACAGCCTGGCGCCGTCGATAAGCAAGCCCCTGCTCGAGCTGCGCGTGTGCGATTCCTGCCCCTCGGTGGACGCGATTTCCACCATCGCGGCGCTGTTTCGCGCGATGGTTGTTCGCGAGGCAGCGCTTGTCGACGCCTCCACGCCGACGCCGCCGCTGAATCCGACCCTGCACCGCTCGATGATGTGGCGTGCCTCGCGCTCCGGGCTCGAAGGCAGCCTGATCTGCCCCGAGACGTACACGCCGCGACCTGCGGCCGAGGTGCTGCGCTCCACGGTCGAGCTGCTTACCGACGAGCTGCGCGCCAGCGGCGACCTCGAGATGGTCACGCGCTTCGTCGAGGGCATCATCCGCACCGGCACCAGCGCGTACCGCCAGCGCCGCGCCTACCGTAGCCGCGGGCGTCTTGACGACGTGGTGGATCAGCTCATGTCCGAAACCGTCGGCTGGCTCACCGAGTACAAGGGCACGGAGGGCTCGCTGTTTGGGGCGTACCGCCCGACGACGTGGGTCCAAAGCGGCTACATCGACGAGGCCGTCGAGCCCAGTGGCGCCGACCGAGACGTTTACGCAGGCGTGCTCACCACCGCCCGCGAGCTCGGCGCGGTGGAGCTGCGCAAGCAGCAAACCATGGCGGATCGCGACCTAAGCGCCGCGGGTGTGACGTTCCGGGCAACGGGTATGGACACCCAACAGGCGTTTCCGATGGACATGGTCCCGCGCATCATCACTGCGCGCGAGTGGGACCACCTCACCGCCGGCGTGGAGCAGCGCGCCAAGGCGCTCAACTTATTCCTCAACGACATCTACTGCGACCAGGACATCGTCCGTGACGGGATCGTCGGGCTCGACATTTTGGAAAAGTCCCCCGGCTACCGCTCAACGGGGCGCGCCGCGTGGCGCGACACCGTGCGCAACCACGTGTCGGGTTCGGACCTGATCTTCTCGGAGGCCGGCTGGCAGATCCTGGAAGACAACGTGCGCCAGCCCTCCGGCATCGCTTTCGGGGTGGAGGCGAGGAAGATGATGGAGCGCAACTACCCGGAGCTGTTCGCCACCGCGCCGCAGCCGCTGAACGATCCCACCGAGGGCTACGCGATGATGGGCGAGACGCTTGCCGCGGCGCTGCCGCCGCACCCCCAGGACGACCCTCGCATCGTCGTGGTTACCCGCGGCAAGGATGACCCGAGCTACTTCGAGCAGGTCAAGATCGCGGAGGTTTCCGGCATTGACCTTGTCTTGCCGCAGAACCTGCTGATCGAGGACAATGTGGCGTGGGAGGTCGGCCCCCGCGGGCGCCGCCGCATCGACGTAATGTACCTGCGCATGGACGAGGATATGTTCTTATCCTCGCGCGGGGCCGACGGCGCAGAGCTGCGCTACAAGATCCTGCGCGCGATCACCGCGGGCAACGTCACCGTGGCTAACGCGCTGGGTAACGGCGTCGGCGACGACAAAGCCGTCTACGCCTATGTTCCGCAGATGATCGAGTACTACCTCGGCGAGAAGCCGATCCTGGCGTCGGTGCCGACCTACCTGTGTGCGATCCGCGAGCACCGCGACCGCGTGCTGGAGCGCCTTGACCAGCTCGTGGTCAAGCCGATCGACGGCTACGGTGGCGCCGGCATCACGATCGGCCCGGAGGCGGGCGACGAGGAGCTCCAGGAGCGTCGTCAAGAGCTCCTGGTCAAGCCCGAACAGTTCGTGGCCCAGGAGGTCGTGGGCCTGTCCACCCTGCCCACCTTCGACGGGGCGGCGATGCAGCCGCGGCACGTGGACCTGCGTGTGTTTACTCACCTGCGCGCCAGCGGTTCAGGTGTTACCGTGCATACGGCGCCGGCGGGGCTCACGCGTGTCGCCCCGGCGGGCTCGCTGGTGGTCAACTCCTCGCGCGGCGGCGGCGGCAAGGACACCTGGATTGTGACGGAAGGGCAAACATAG
- a CDS encoding S9 family peptidase, with the protein MREDVRFTYGPSLSPDGSEIAFIARDDAYPYAVQATILPDGSVGKERPVNIPVDGPVTRVLHSPDGKWLACEAAPKGSEYSEIWLVTTDPSDSSAKGVNTPSDLRVRIVEWDNEYLAVAALQDDGITEARLVDPFSGTTKLLDRRADAMLVDCEGGYSLMCVGPRGNRELLLIHPDGTWQPILPPDPGSTVDEGVVLPLGEGDEGPPSLVIHGDWGANRRRVMRIDFRDRQPEMTVIAEYGDADVEQLVFSRNKRVAAVLWCRNGVSQLEVMALSRSLRVSARRSIQLPGMVASSPSLTEDGSLLALTVQGPDVSPQVKVFSPKDALGESMRGAQISENTPDHVSYTARDGLELSGWLYRSDDPDEKRPMLIHLHGGPEGQSRPEYHDVLTAVIRAGISVFTPNVRGSSGYGRSYVNADNRYGRFRGISDLADTVRFLVAAGLADPERVAVAGRSYGGFLTLQGMTAFPELFRCGIAACGMSDIQTFYRDTEPWIASAAYPKYGYPFHDAQLLKCFSPLNDADNVAAPVMFIHGAHDNNVPPSESHQMKEALDARGIPTRLLMFDDEGHEFLKRQNRARIAEEMLDFLGTHGMIPSS; encoded by the coding sequence GTGCGCGAAGACGTTCGCTTTACCTACGGGCCATCGCTTAGCCCGGACGGCTCGGAAATCGCGTTCATCGCGCGTGACGACGCCTACCCCTACGCGGTCCAGGCCACCATCCTGCCCGATGGCAGCGTGGGCAAAGAGCGCCCCGTCAACATCCCAGTCGACGGCCCCGTCACACGCGTCCTGCACTCGCCCGATGGCAAGTGGCTGGCCTGCGAGGCCGCGCCGAAAGGATCGGAGTACTCCGAGATCTGGCTGGTCACGACCGACCCTTCCGACTCCTCCGCCAAGGGTGTGAACACCCCGAGCGACCTGCGGGTTCGCATCGTTGAATGGGACAACGAGTACCTCGCGGTGGCCGCGTTGCAGGACGACGGCATCACTGAAGCGCGACTGGTGGACCCCTTTAGCGGCACGACCAAGTTGCTCGATCGCCGCGCCGACGCGATGCTTGTGGATTGTGAGGGGGGCTACTCGCTGATGTGCGTCGGCCCCCGCGGTAACCGGGAGCTGCTGCTGATCCACCCCGACGGGACGTGGCAGCCCATTCTACCGCCGGACCCGGGCTCCACCGTCGACGAGGGCGTGGTGCTCCCACTGGGCGAGGGCGACGAAGGGCCGCCGTCGCTGGTGATCCACGGCGACTGGGGTGCCAACCGGCGCCGGGTCATGCGCATTGATTTCCGCGACCGCCAGCCGGAGATGACGGTGATCGCCGAGTACGGCGACGCCGACGTGGAACAACTCGTGTTCAGCCGCAACAAGCGCGTCGCGGCCGTGTTGTGGTGCCGCAACGGCGTTTCCCAGCTTGAGGTCATGGCGTTGTCGCGCAGCCTTCGTGTGTCGGCGCGGCGCTCAATCCAGCTTCCGGGCATGGTGGCCTCGTCGCCGTCGCTGACCGAGGACGGCTCACTGTTGGCGCTGACGGTGCAGGGCCCCGACGTCAGTCCCCAGGTGAAGGTTTTTTCCCCGAAGGATGCGCTCGGCGAGTCTATGCGCGGGGCGCAGATCAGCGAGAACACGCCCGACCACGTCAGCTACACCGCGCGCGATGGCCTCGAGCTTTCCGGTTGGCTGTACCGCAGCGATGACCCGGATGAGAAGAGGCCCATGCTCATCCACCTGCACGGCGGGCCGGAGGGCCAGTCGCGCCCGGAGTACCATGACGTGCTCACGGCGGTTATCCGCGCCGGGATCAGCGTGTTTACCCCGAACGTGCGCGGCTCCTCCGGCTACGGGCGCAGCTACGTCAACGCGGACAACCGCTACGGCCGCTTCCGTGGTATTAGCGACCTGGCCGACACGGTGCGCTTCCTCGTCGCCGCGGGTTTGGCGGACCCCGAGCGCGTGGCGGTCGCGGGTCGTTCCTACGGCGGGTTCCTCACGCTGCAGGGCATGACGGCGTTTCCGGAGTTGTTTCGCTGCGGGATCGCCGCCTGCGGCATGAGCGACATCCAAACCTTTTACCGCGATACCGAGCCGTGGATCGCTAGCGCCGCGTACCCGAAGTACGGCTACCCGTTCCACGACGCGCAGCTTCTCAAGTGCTTCTCGCCGCTTAACGACGCCGACAACGTCGCCGCCCCAGTGATGTTCATCCACGGCGCCCACGACAACAACGTCCCGCCGAGCGAGTCGCACCAAATGAAGGAGGCTCTCGACGCCCGGGGGATCCCGACGCGCCTGCTGATGTTTGACGACGAGGGCCACGAGTTCCTCAAACGCCAGAACCGAGCCCGGATCGCGGAGGAGATGCTCGACTTCCTTGGCACCCACGGCATGATTCCGTCGAGCTAG
- a CDS encoding alpha/beta hydrolase: MTPTSAASRRARFTARFTAAVCTAALGATLPAVASAQMPNPLSSMSSTGSSTGGSSGEDAPLVTREQPTVQPAQIFTEPSRELTAEELWAIGNRGVEYAEAYSPVMGRRESMLIARPKDPALRDNAPTIYLLNGLDAGTGWFAYTDAAEFYTSRGVNVVMITSGAFSYYTNWIQGPDQWDTFLARELPAGVEQYLGANGKRAVMGVSMSATSALSLAQNNPGVYDGVASISGCASTTSPLGKIAADAVFASAHIPLTFEDVWGDPNGEYARSYDPMLNLRKLSPEFQGKDLDLFISSPSGLAGMESLTTGNIVDPGNKDLAFNFVTIGGRIDLASNICTHVLHQRLNARGIDHDARFYPQGTHNWNSFHWAVADSWPTLSRGLGKQA; this comes from the coding sequence GTGACACCGACATCAGCCGCTTCCCGCCGAGCCCGCTTCACGGCCCGCTTCACGGCCGCTGTGTGCACCGCCGCGCTCGGCGCAACGCTGCCCGCGGTGGCATCTGCGCAAATGCCCAACCCGCTGTCCTCCATGTCGTCGACAGGCTCGTCGACGGGCGGCTCGTCGGGCGAGGATGCGCCCCTGGTTACCCGCGAGCAGCCGACCGTGCAGCCAGCGCAGATCTTCACCGAGCCGTCCCGCGAGCTCACCGCTGAAGAGCTGTGGGCGATTGGTAACCGCGGTGTCGAGTACGCCGAGGCCTACTCGCCGGTGATGGGACGCCGGGAGAGCATGCTGATTGCGCGGCCAAAAGATCCCGCTCTGCGCGACAACGCACCGACGATCTACCTGCTCAACGGCCTTGACGCTGGCACCGGCTGGTTCGCCTACACGGACGCGGCGGAGTTCTACACCTCCCGCGGCGTCAACGTCGTCATGATTACCTCCGGCGCGTTTTCCTACTACACCAACTGGATCCAGGGCCCTGACCAGTGGGACACTTTCCTCGCCCGCGAGCTCCCGGCCGGGGTGGAGCAGTACCTCGGTGCGAACGGCAAGCGCGCTGTGATGGGCGTGTCCATGTCCGCTACCTCGGCACTGTCCCTCGCCCAGAACAACCCGGGCGTCTACGACGGCGTGGCCTCGATCTCCGGCTGCGCCTCGACGACCAGCCCACTGGGCAAGATCGCCGCCGACGCCGTGTTCGCCTCGGCCCACATCCCGCTGACCTTCGAGGATGTGTGGGGCGACCCGAATGGCGAGTACGCGCGCTCCTACGATCCGATGCTGAACCTGAGGAAGCTCTCGCCTGAGTTCCAGGGCAAGGATTTGGACCTCTTCATCTCCTCGCCGAGTGGCCTGGCGGGAATGGAGTCGCTGACCACGGGCAACATCGTGGACCCGGGCAACAAGGATCTCGCCTTCAACTTCGTCACCATCGGCGGGCGCATCGACCTGGCCTCCAACATCTGCACCCACGTGCTGCACCAGCGCCTGAACGCGCGTGGCATCGATCACGACGCGCGCTTCTACCCGCAGGGCACCCACAACTGGAACTCCTTCCACTGGGCCGTGGCCGATTCCTGGCCCACCCTCAGCCGCGGTTTGGGTAAGCAGGCGTAG
- the bcp gene encoding thioredoxin-dependent thiol peroxidase, whose protein sequence is MTENTRLHVGDPAPAFSLTNDRGQTVALSDYAGRKVLVYFYPRANTPGCTAEACDFSEKLSDFENAGVDVIGISPDAPEALAKFRADHDLTIELLSDPEKTVMSEWGAYGEKQNYGKTVVGVIRSTFLVGADGTIEQLQYNVRASGHVERILRDWPV, encoded by the coding sequence ATGACCGAAAATACCCGCTTACACGTTGGAGATCCCGCCCCCGCTTTCAGCCTGACCAACGACCGTGGCCAGACTGTCGCCCTGTCGGATTACGCCGGCCGCAAGGTTTTGGTGTACTTCTACCCTCGCGCGAACACGCCGGGCTGTACGGCAGAGGCGTGTGACTTCTCCGAAAAGCTCAGCGACTTCGAAAACGCCGGCGTCGACGTCATCGGAATCAGCCCGGATGCGCCCGAGGCCTTGGCAAAGTTCCGTGCCGACCATGACCTGACCATCGAGCTGCTCTCCGATCCCGAGAAGACGGTGATGAGCGAGTGGGGCGCGTACGGGGAGAAGCAGAATTACGGCAAAACGGTCGTGGGCGTCATCCGCTCGACCTTCCTCGTCGGCGCCGACGGCACGATCGAGCAGCTGCAGTACAACGTTCGCGCCTCGGGCCACGTCGAGCGGATTCTGCGCGATTGGCCGGTGTAG
- a CDS encoding DUF3618 domain-containing protein, with amino-acid sequence MARDIDDIERDIERTRDQLASTLDEIAHRANPSTLADNAKDQAKNFFQDETVQKVLVGIGVGVAVLIGIKALNGRKRKKELKELQRLLARR; translated from the coding sequence GTGGCACGAGATATTGATGACATCGAGCGCGACATCGAGCGCACCCGCGACCAGCTCGCAAGCACCCTCGACGAGATTGCGCACCGCGCGAACCCGTCGACGCTCGCTGACAACGCGAAGGATCAGGCTAAGAACTTCTTCCAGGATGAGACCGTGCAGAAGGTCCTCGTCGGCATCGGCGTCGGTGTTGCTGTGCTGATCGGCATTAAGGCCCTCAACGGCCGCAAGCGCAAGAAGGAGCTCAAGGAGCTGCAGCGCCTGCTGGCTCGTCGCTAG
- a CDS encoding nicotinamidase has translation MKTALLIVDVQNDFCPGGSLATARGDDVATAIAQLISGDHGYAHVVATQDWHIDPGAHFSSEPDFVDSWPVHCVAGSDGAALRAPLDPAHIEAFFRKGQYRAAYSGFEGATEDGTALGEWLNRAGISAVDVCGIATDHCVRATVLDALREGFDVRVSKELCSPVDEARATRALDEMRAAGAQVKAG, from the coding sequence ATGAAAACAGCACTGCTCATCGTCGATGTTCAGAACGATTTTTGCCCCGGCGGCAGCCTCGCCACCGCGCGTGGCGACGACGTCGCTACCGCGATCGCGCAGCTTATCTCCGGCGACCACGGCTACGCCCACGTCGTGGCGACCCAAGACTGGCACATTGATCCAGGCGCGCACTTCTCCTCCGAGCCGGACTTTGTGGATTCATGGCCGGTGCACTGCGTCGCGGGCTCCGACGGCGCGGCGCTGCGCGCGCCCCTGGATCCGGCACACATTGAGGCCTTCTTCCGCAAGGGTCAGTACCGCGCCGCGTACTCGGGTTTCGAAGGCGCCACCGAGGACGGCACCGCGCTTGGCGAATGGCTCAACCGCGCCGGAATCAGCGCGGTTGATGTGTGCGGCATTGCCACGGACCACTGCGTCAGGGCGACAGTCCTAGACGCTTTACGGGAGGGCTTCGACGTTCGAGTCTCGAAAGAGCTGTGCTCGCCTGTCGACGAGGCCCGCGCCACACGGGCCCTCGATGAGATGCGCGCTGCGGGCGCGCAGGTTAAAGCTGGTTAG
- a CDS encoding L,D-transpeptidase: MKTLPRALKSTTAIGLALALGVTVSACTIGEVESASDSSEQTATETTESFAPPVVSVGDGATKVSPVEPVTVEAEAGIRSAQMTNESGKVVKYEFNSDMTQWSTAEPLGYGRTYTLKGTDRDGTSFERTFTTVAPAAQSSVYFALQEGAEVGVGQAIPIHFSYAPGDKEKAQEAIKVTTSNDTEGGFYWQSDNVAIWRPKDFWEPGTQVTVTADIYGVDLGGGVYGADKSEMSFTVGDEVLTTVDNATKTLTVTRNGEVVRSFPVSLGRPGRWETPNGTYVVGDKNESMVMDSTTYGLSLDAGGYKTPVKYATQLSYSGIYVHSAPWALGALGSYNQSHGCINASPEDAQWYQATVKRGDPVKVVNTGGDTLAGWDGLGYWNLSWDELNPDG; encoded by the coding sequence TTGAAGACTTTGCCACGAGCCCTGAAAAGCACCACCGCTATCGGATTGGCCCTTGCCCTGGGTGTGACCGTGAGCGCCTGCACCATCGGCGAGGTGGAATCCGCCAGTGATTCCAGCGAGCAGACAGCCACGGAGACCACGGAATCGTTTGCGCCGCCCGTGGTGTCCGTTGGGGACGGTGCGACGAAGGTTTCGCCGGTTGAGCCGGTGACCGTGGAGGCGGAGGCGGGCATCCGCTCCGCGCAGATGACTAACGAGTCGGGCAAGGTGGTCAAGTACGAGTTCAACTCCGACATGACGCAGTGGTCCACCGCGGAGCCGCTGGGCTACGGGCGCACCTACACACTCAAGGGCACCGACCGCGACGGGACAAGCTTCGAGCGCACGTTCACCACCGTCGCGCCTGCCGCCCAGTCGTCGGTGTACTTCGCGCTGCAGGAGGGTGCGGAGGTGGGCGTGGGCCAGGCCATCCCGATTCACTTCAGCTACGCCCCGGGGGACAAGGAGAAGGCCCAAGAGGCGATCAAGGTCACCACCTCCAACGACACCGAGGGTGGGTTCTACTGGCAGAGCGACAACGTGGCCATCTGGCGCCCGAAGGACTTCTGGGAGCCGGGCACGCAGGTCACCGTCACGGCGGACATCTACGGTGTCGACCTCGGCGGCGGGGTGTACGGCGCCGATAAGTCGGAGATGTCGTTTACCGTCGGCGACGAGGTGCTGACCACGGTAGATAACGCCACCAAGACCCTGACCGTGACGCGCAACGGCGAGGTCGTGCGTTCCTTCCCGGTCTCGCTGGGCCGCCCGGGCCGCTGGGAGACCCCCAACGGCACGTACGTCGTCGGCGACAAGAACGAATCCATGGTGATGGATTCCACCACCTACGGCTTAAGCCTTGACGCCGGCGGGTACAAGACCCCGGTCAAGTACGCGACCCAGTTGTCGTATTCCGGGATCTACGTGCACTCCGCGCCCTGGGCCCTCGGTGCGCTCGGCTCGTACAACCAGTCCCACGGCTGCATCAACGCCAGCCCGGAGGACGCGCAGTGGTACCAGGCCACCGTCAAGCGAGGCGACCCCGTCAAGGTGGTTAACACCGGCGGGGACACGCTGGCTGGCTGGGACGGACTCGGCTACTGGAACTTGAGCTGGGACGAGCTTAATCCCGACGGGTAG
- the orn gene encoding oligoribonuclease — protein sequence MSHEIANKNDRIVWIDLEMTGLDPDKHVIVEVAALVTDAELNILGEGIDIVVHATQAQLAEMDEVVVAMHTDNGLLPEITASTVSLADAEDAVLGLVAKHCDPAHPAPLAGNSIATDRSFIRAHMPRLDAALHYRMIDVSTVKELARRWFPKAYFNQPDKGMSHRALADIVESIRELDYYRRSVFVEAPGPDSQEATEASTAARDAYQRFL from the coding sequence ATGTCACACGAGATCGCCAATAAAAACGATCGCATTGTCTGGATCGACCTTGAGATGACCGGGCTCGACCCCGACAAGCACGTCATCGTGGAGGTCGCCGCGCTTGTCACCGACGCCGAGCTCAACATCCTGGGCGAGGGTATCGATATCGTCGTCCACGCCACGCAGGCGCAGCTCGCCGAGATGGACGAGGTCGTCGTCGCCATGCACACCGACAACGGGCTGCTCCCCGAGATCACCGCATCGACGGTCAGCCTCGCAGACGCCGAAGATGCGGTGCTGGGGCTCGTCGCTAAGCACTGCGATCCCGCCCACCCCGCGCCGCTTGCCGGCAACTCGATCGCCACCGACCGCTCGTTCATCCGCGCGCACATGCCGCGTCTCGACGCCGCCCTGCACTACCGCATGATCGACGTCTCCACCGTCAAGGAGCTCGCCCGGCGCTGGTTCCCCAAGGCATACTTCAACCAGCCCGACAAGGGCATGTCGCACCGCGCGCTGGCGGATATTGTCGAATCGATCCGCGAATTGGACTACTACCGGCGTAGCGTTTTCGTTGAGGCGCCGGGGCCCGACTCGCAGGAAGCAACCGAGGCGTCCACCGCCGCGCGCGACGCCTACCAGCGGTTTTTGTAA
- the cmrA gene encoding mycolate reductase (Catalyzes the final step in mycolic acid biosynthesis.), which produces MTFPAPSIDSYALVTGASQGIGEAIARYLASAGYNLILVARREDVLMQLADALSARHGVNCDVFAADLSKERDVTALIEHIHNRTVTICVNSAGIASFGPFMKADWDYEVNQYNLNATAVFRITKAVLDQMVPRGEGALCNVGSAAGNMPIPNNSTYVFTKAGVNTFTESLHYELKSTGVHCTLLAPGPVREAVVPDEEKTIVDKVVPDFLWTTYESCAKDTLAAMRRNKRRVVPGPLSKAMDVVSTYTPRGWLSPLMGRFYEQMGEA; this is translated from the coding sequence ATGACTTTCCCTGCCCCTTCCATCGACTCCTATGCGCTGGTCACCGGCGCGTCGCAAGGCATCGGCGAAGCCATCGCCCGCTACCTTGCCTCCGCCGGCTACAACCTCATCCTTGTCGCGCGCCGTGAGGACGTGCTCATGCAGCTTGCCGACGCCCTCTCGGCCCGCCACGGCGTCAACTGCGACGTCTTCGCCGCCGACCTCTCAAAGGAACGCGACGTCACGGCCCTTATCGAGCACATCCATAACCGCACGGTAACCATCTGCGTCAACTCCGCCGGCATCGCCTCCTTCGGCCCGTTCATGAAGGCCGATTGGGACTACGAGGTCAACCAGTACAACCTCAACGCCACCGCGGTGTTCCGCATCACCAAGGCTGTCCTGGACCAGATGGTGCCGCGCGGCGAGGGCGCGCTGTGCAACGTCGGCTCGGCTGCTGGAAACATGCCTATCCCCAACAACTCCACCTACGTCTTTACCAAGGCGGGCGTGAACACGTTCACCGAGTCCCTGCACTACGAGCTCAAAAGCACCGGCGTGCACTGCACCCTTTTGGCCCCCGGCCCCGTTCGCGAGGCCGTAGTTCCGGACGAGGAAAAGACAATTGTTGACAAGGTTGTGCCCGATTTCCTTTGGACCACCTACGAGTCTTGCGCGAAAGACACCCTGGCCGCCATGCGCCGCAACAAGCGCCGCGTCGTGCCCGGACCACTGTCGAAGGCGATGGACGTCGTGTCCACCTACACCCCGCGCGGCTGGCTCTCTCCGCTGATGGGACGCTTCTACGAGCAGATGGGAGAGGCATAA
- a CDS encoding helix-turn-helix domain-containing protein, protein MTALSKTPRVVCRLDALIEAKGITGAALAEQVGITPVNLSVLRNNRAKAVRFTTLSALCEALDCQPGDIFEVVYD, encoded by the coding sequence TTGACGGCCTTGTCTAAGACACCCCGCGTCGTCTGCCGCCTCGACGCCCTCATCGAGGCCAAAGGAATCACGGGTGCCGCGCTCGCCGAACAGGTCGGCATCACCCCGGTCAACCTCTCCGTGCTGCGCAACAACCGGGCGAAGGCGGTTCGCTTCACCACCCTCAGCGCCCTGTGCGAAGCCCTCGACTGCCAGCCCGGCGACATCTTCGAGGTCGTCTACGACTAG